Below is a window of Scyliorhinus torazame isolate Kashiwa2021f chromosome 21, sScyTor2.1, whole genome shotgun sequence DNA.
ttgaTGAGGTGAACAAGGGTCAACGCAGGTGTAACATTCAAACAAATTTATTTGATAAACAGTGAAATCAGTTACTCTTAAATTGTCTCAAAATATTATTGAGAGATTGCACCTATCTGAATACCCACACTGcgggtccaattctctgagtctcgATATCCTCACAGTCTGTCTTCATTCTGAAGGTGGGCCTTGCACGCTTCTGCCTCCCGCCTCTGCTGCATGGGCCCCCAGGACCCATGTAATGGGGGGACCCCCTGTCTGAAGAAACACCCTCTAATAATCTgcaggcctaagtggtgaaacctcaatgtttataaacattgaccacatcaaagagatgtaagtgcactaagtgcattccaaacacTCAGGAGTGTGATTTCATTGCATCTACCTCTGTTTTATGTGGtcagtgtttacaaacattggggtttcaccacttaggccactaaagtgtgaagggatatgaatggatcaatgtTGTTGGGGTTGGGCTGatttggggtggtggaggtggggttagGCTGATTTGGGTGGTGGGGGCTCGGCATGGCTAATTTGGGGTGTttgaggtggggttggggtgatttggggtgttggaggtggggttggggtgatttgtggtgttggaggtggggttggggtgatttggggtgttgggggtggggttagggtgatttgtggtgttggaggtggggttggggtgatttggggtgttgggggtggggttggggtgatttgtggtgttggaggtggggttggggtgatttggggtgttgggggtggggttagggtgatTTGGGGTGTTGGGGGCTCGGTTGGGGTGATTTGTGGTGTTGGGGGCTCGGCCGGGCTGATTTGGGGTGTTGGGGACTCGGGTGGGCTGATTTGCGGTGCTGGGGGTTGGTATGGTCGGGTCAATagtgggattccctgggaatctctCGACCCGACCACGCTGTGTATAAATTTGCAcggcgtggaacactgaattgcatcccgcttaACAACCACAAGGGGATCGCAAAACTGGTGCAGTCAACTTCGGCTGAATCTGGGATCAGTGAGAAATGAATCCTGGAAACATTGATGCTGGCTTGTCCTCAGAGCTCTGGAGTCAGACTGCCCTTCATCATTTCACCGGGTGAGAGCAGAGATTCTGGAGAGGGGAgaatggagaggaggagggggaggagagtgaggagtggggaaATAAAAGGAGAAGAAATAAAAGGAGAAGAAATGAGGGTCGgatagaaaggagagagagagaggaggaagagcAAGAGTGGAGAGAGTGGCAAGGGGACTGAAGGAAGAGATGGGGGAGaacagaaaggagtggggacggggagGCAGGGTGGGGGCTGACCAAGATGAAACAGGCTAACTGACTGCAAGACCAGCCTGACCAGGGCCTCAGGATCCTGGGAACTGAGGACAATGAATTAAGTCattgtttacggggatagggtgggggcgtgtgtttcagtagggagctctttccaagtgcgagatgcagactcgatgggccgaattgccttcttcggcactgtaaattcgaggattctatgattctagtaaaGATTATTTTGGAAACAGTGAAAAAATATGGAGCACTATTAACTGTGGCATTCTTTAAACAGATGTGCATAAGCCATCGTCCATTCTAAAATTTTAATTAAATGATGTTAAAATGATTGCTTTTTACAAGTGGTCAATAGCACAGTTCTCCACTGTCCAGTTTGAGTAACTTTCCAtttctcagccattttgcagttcctGGGTGAGAAAAGATGacatgtttgcaaggtgcaattgaATTTCTTGTCTAATGCTTTCTTGATATGGGGAAAGCCTCTTTTTCATATTTATCAGCTTCTGTTTGACCACCTTGTTGATTTTTAAGGATTTGCGGTTCTGATCAAATGCCTTGTCCACCAAGGCGACGTTGCGTCTCAGTTCTGACATGTAGTCAGTCACAGTTTGGTTTTCCCTGTTCTGGGGTAGAATCCCTGTTTGTCCTGACGTATAGGGGGCCAGAAGTCTCACATTCTCACTGATCTTTGCCTCAATCTCACGAGAATTTGGATAATTACTTGGAATATTTCCAATTTGGTGGGTCACTTTCAGGGATCCTGTGTCAACATCAGGAAGCAACTTCCTCAGAATCTCCTGAATTCCCTGATCAAACCTCTTGGTCCCATCCCCTTTATCCAGCTTTTCCTGTACTGCTTTGGTCAGTGGAATCAAAACTCGCCCCTGACTTTTTCTGTTATCTTTGAATTTATCCCGAAGTGTTTTGCTCTGGCGGAATTCCATAGCTTTATTCCTCATCCTGTGGCAGAGCTTCTCATCAGTGTTAGCGGTCTGACGACATTTTTTGTGGTTTCTGCTGAGGCTGTGTTTGACCCCATCAGCAAAAGGAGAAAGTTTTGTCCTCGGAAACTGCAGCTCCTCCCTGATCCTCTGTTGAAGATTCTCAGTGTCGACTTTCATCTTCAAATGAAGCTCGTCTGTGAGGGGAGCCAGTTTCTGGCCAAGATTCCCAGcgtagccatttacagtctccaggtTATCCTTTAAAGAATGACTGAAATTAAAGCAGAGGAAAGGTGTTTCATACCTAACAGAACAGGAAAATTGTGGATATGTTTGGGATGTAACTgacacacagactctgagtgacGTCTGCTGAGGTTAATGGCCGATTCCACAGAGTGAGCAAAGTTATTCGATGTGGATTACACAGTTTGGAACAGCAATGGTTAGTTAGGTTAGTTAGGGTTAGTCAGACTTGACTTAATGACACCCATTTCATACTCACCACCTGGAGATCTTTTGATTTTAGTGATTCTCTCCTTTTGTGCAATTTGTAATGTtttaggttagcactgttgcctcacagctccaggatctaggtaaggtgctctttcagagggttggtgcagactcgatgggccgaatggcctccttctgcactgtagggattctatttgaaATTGAGTAGAGCAACACTCAGTAGCGACCCATTGACTGTCAGATAATCACTGACTGGCCACAActggtccactgactgcccactgactgctcactgactgcccactggctgcccactggctgcccactgactgcccactggctgcccactggctgcccactgactgcccactgactgtccactgactgtcccactgactgtccactgactgcccactgactgcccactgactgtcccactgactgcccactgactgcccactgactgcccactgactgtccactgactgcccactggctgcccactgactgtcccactgaatgcccactgactgtccactgactgcccactgactgtcccactgactgtcccactgactgtccactgactgcccactgactgcccactgactgtccactgactgcccactgactgcccactgactgtcccactgactgcccactgactgcccactgactgtccactgactgcccactgactgtcccactgactgtcccactgactgcccactgactgtcccactgactgtcccactgactgcccactgactgtccactgactgcccactgactgttcactgactgcccactgactgtcccactgactgtcccactgactgcccactgactgcccactgactgcccactgactgtccactgactgcccactgactgcccactgacagtccactgactgcccactgactgcccactgacttcccactgactgtcccactgactgcccactgactgtccactgactgcccactgactgcccactgactgtcccactgacagtcccactgactgcccactgatgtcccactgactgtcccactgactgcccactgactgtccactgactgcccactgactgcccactgactgcccactgactgcccactgactgtcccactgacagtcccactgactgcccactgacttcccactgactgtcccactgactgcccactgactgtccactgactgcccactgactgcccactgactgtcccactgactgtccactgactgcccactgactgcccactgactgcccactgactgtcccactgactgcccactgactgcccactgactgcccactgactgcccactgactgcccactgactgcccactgactgcccactgactgtcccactgactgcccactgactgtcccactgactgcccactgactgtcctactgactgcccactgactgtcccactgactgccccactgactgcctactgactgcccactgaccttcccactgactgcccactgactgcccactgactgcccactgactgtcccactgactgccccactgactgcctactgactgcccactgactgcccactgaccttcccactgactgcccactgactgcccactgactgcccactgactgcccactgactgtcccactgactgccccactgactgcccactgactgcccactgactgtccactgactgtccactgactgcccactgacagtccactgactgcccactgactgcccactgactgcccactgactgtcccactgactgcccactgactgcccactgactgcccactgactgcccactgactgtcccactgacagtcccactgactgcccactgactgcccactgactgcccactgactgtcccactgactgcccactgactgcccactgactgcccactgactgtcccactgactgcccactgactgcccactgactgcccactgactgtcccactgactgccaacTGACTGTCCcattgactgcccactgactgcccactgactgtcccactgactgccccactgactgcccactgactgcccactgaccttcccactgactggccactgactgcccactgactgcccactgactgtccactgactgcccactgactgtccactgactgcccactgactgcccactgactgtccactgactgtccactgactgcccactgactgtccactgactgcccactgactgcccactgactgtcccactgactgtcccactgactgcccactgactgtccactgactgcccactgactgtcccactgactgtccactgactgcccaatgactgcccactgactgcccactgactgcccactgactgcccactgactgcccactgactgtccactgactgcccactgactgcccactgactgtccactgactgcccaatgactgcccactgactgcccactgactgcccactgactgcccactgactgcccactgactgcccactgactgtcccactgactgcccactgactgcccactgactgtccactgactgtcccactgactgcccactgactgcccactgactgcccactgactgcccactgactgtcccactgactgcccactgactgcccactgactgtccactgactgtccactgactgcccactgactgcccactgactgtccactgactgtccactgactgcccactgactgtcccactgactgtccactgactgcccactgactgtccactgactgtccactgactgtccactgactgtccactgactgtcccactgactgcccactgactgtccactgactgcccactgactgcccactgactgcccactgactgcccactgactgcccactgactgcccactgactgtcccattgactgtcccactgactgtcccactgactgcccactgactgtcccactgactgtccactgactgcccactgactgcccactgactgtccactgactgcccactgactgcccactgactgtccactgactgtccactgactgtccactgactgcccactgactgtcccactgactgtccactgactgtcccactgactgtcccactgactgcccactgactgtccactgactgcccactgactgtcccactgactgtccactgactgtcccactgactgtcccactgactgcccactgactgtccactgactgcccactgactgcccactgactgtccactgactgtcccactgactgtcccactgactgtcccactgactgcccactgactgcccactgactgtcccactgactgcccactgactgtcccactgactgcccactgactgtccactgactgtccactgactgtcccactgactgtcccactgactgtcccactgactgcccactgactgcccactgactgtcccactgactgtccactgactgcccactgactgtccactgactgcccactgactgtcccactggctgcccactggctgcccactgactgtcccactgactgcccactgactgtcccactgactgtcccactgactgcccactgactgtccactgactgcccactgactgtcccactgactgttcactgactgcccactgactgtcccactgactgtcccactgactgcccactgactgcccactgactgcccactgact
It encodes the following:
- the LOC140398097 gene encoding uncharacterized protein isoform X2 gives rise to the protein MGVKFGSWTDFSDKGVQGDRHNSYLRKTRKAKARAEPPLGHSLKDNLETVNGYAGNLGQKLAPLTDELHLKMKVDTENLQQRIREELQFPRTKLSPFADGVKHSLSRNHKKCRQTANTDEKLCHRMRNKAMEFRQSKTLRDKFKDNRKSQGRVLIPLTKAVQEKLDKGDGTKRFDQGIQEILRKLLPDVDTGSLKVTHQIGNIPSNYPNSREIEAKISENVRLLAPYTSGQTGILPQNRENQTVTDYMSELRRNVALVDKAFDQNRKSLKINKVVKQKLINMKKRLSPYQESIRQEIQLHLANMSSFLTQELQNG
- the LOC140398097 gene encoding uncharacterized protein isoform X1; protein product: MFLKAMILILVVLVVPGSWTDFSDKGVQGDRHNSYLRKTRKAKARAEPPLGHSLKDNLETVNGYAGNLGQKLAPLTDELHLKMKVDTENLQQRIREELQFPRTKLSPFADGVKHSLSRNHKKCRQTANTDEKLCHRMRNKAMEFRQSKTLRDKFKDNRKSQGRVLIPLTKAVQEKLDKGDGTKRFDQGIQEILRKLLPDVDTGSLKVTHQIGNIPSNYPNSREIEAKISENVRLLAPYTSGQTGILPQNRENQTVTDYMSELRRNVALVDKAFDQNRKSLKINKVVKQKLINMKKRLSPYQESIRQEIQLHLANMSSFLTQELQNG